The Pseudophaeobacter arcticus DSM 23566 genome includes a region encoding these proteins:
- a CDS encoding response regulator transcription factor, translating to MRILLADDHDMVRETISAYLESKGDAAVFLATDLAGALDQIHRDGPFDLVLLDYQMPGMHGLAGLSEAIAANGGKGVAILSGNAPLQTAQEALKLGAIGFIPKTMGAQSLLNAVRFMSAGEIYVPVDLMRAESAAPAHPLAEKLSPRENEVLSWLCKGQSNKEIARELDLQEVTIKLHVRTLCRKLEAKNRTQAAMIAKEAGLY from the coding sequence ATGCGTATTTTGCTAGCAGACGATCATGACATGGTCCGTGAAACCATCTCTGCCTACCTCGAAAGCAAGGGGGATGCAGCGGTGTTTTTGGCAACAGACCTGGCCGGGGCACTGGACCAAATTCACCGCGACGGCCCTTTTGATCTTGTGTTGTTGGACTACCAAATGCCCGGAATGCACGGGCTGGCCGGGCTGAGCGAAGCGATTGCTGCCAATGGCGGCAAAGGCGTTGCCATTCTTTCTGGCAATGCCCCGCTTCAAACCGCGCAAGAAGCGCTCAAACTGGGGGCTATTGGCTTTATTCCCAAAACCATGGGCGCCCAATCGCTGCTTAATGCGGTACGGTTCATGTCCGCCGGGGAAATCTATGTCCCGGTAGACCTGATGCGCGCAGAATCTGCAGCCCCTGCGCATCCCCTGGCTGAAAAACTCAGCCCGCGTGAAAATGAAGTCCTGTCCTGGCTTTGCAAGGGCCAATCCAACAAAGAAATCGCCCGCGAACTTGATCTGCAGGAAGTCACCATCAAGCTGCATGTACGGACGCTGTGCCGCAAGCTGGAAGCAAAAAACCGCACCCAGGCTGCCATGATCGCAAAAGAAGCCGGGCTCTATTGA
- a CDS encoding cytochrome P450, producing the protein MADIDNFDLTNPPTGFVEDPFPFYDALLSQAPVLAQPDGSFLVSRYADLDRIYRDTSLYSSDKRAVFSPKFGLDSPLFEHHTTSLVFSDPPLHTRVRRIMSSALTPRAIARMEPGLIATVDHLLDGLENRSSVDLIADFASSIPIQVIGNLLDVPLEEREPLREWSLAILGALEPSLTEEELALGHRAVEEFKAYLQDLIARRRAAPGDPETDVLTRLIGDDNSAAEDDRLSEIELIQNCIFILNAGHETTTNLIGNGLALLHDYPEQRARLLAQPDLIKTAVEEVLRFRSPNQLGNRETTAMVEIGGVVIPRGSNLHLLIGAANRDPEVFADPHIFDIGRKPNRHLAFAGGPHVCVGLTLARLEGKIALERFLARFPNYEILPGRRDGGRIRFRGYAALPAKVAV; encoded by the coding sequence ATGGCGGATATTGATAACTTTGATTTGACCAATCCGCCCACCGGTTTTGTTGAGGACCCTTTTCCTTTTTATGATGCGCTGCTGTCCCAGGCGCCTGTCTTGGCGCAGCCAGATGGGTCTTTCCTGGTCAGTCGCTACGCGGATCTGGACCGTATCTACCGGGACACTTCGTTGTACTCTTCAGACAAACGGGCGGTTTTTTCACCCAAATTTGGCCTCGACTCGCCGCTGTTTGAACATCACACCACCTCGCTGGTGTTCTCGGATCCGCCGCTGCATACGCGGGTCCGGCGGATCATGAGTTCGGCGCTGACACCGCGGGCGATTGCCCGGATGGAACCTGGGCTGATCGCCACCGTTGATCATCTTCTCGACGGGTTGGAGAACCGCTCTTCGGTGGATCTGATCGCGGATTTTGCCTCCAGTATTCCAATTCAGGTCATCGGCAACCTGCTGGATGTCCCGCTCGAAGAACGTGAGCCCTTGCGGGAGTGGTCGCTGGCAATTCTGGGGGCTTTAGAGCCCTCGTTGACAGAGGAAGAGCTGGCCTTGGGGCATCGGGCGGTTGAGGAATTCAAGGCCTATCTGCAGGACCTCATTGCCCGTCGCAGAGCGGCACCGGGGGATCCTGAAACAGATGTCCTGACCCGGCTCATTGGCGATGACAATAGCGCCGCCGAGGATGACAGATTGAGCGAGATTGAGCTCATCCAGAACTGCATTTTCATTTTGAATGCGGGGCATGAGACCACCACAAATTTGATCGGCAACGGGTTGGCGCTGCTGCATGATTATCCCGAGCAACGCGCCCGGCTTTTGGCGCAGCCGGATCTGATCAAGACGGCGGTGGAGGAGGTGCTGCGCTTTCGCTCGCCAAACCAGCTGGGCAATCGCGAAACCACTGCCATGGTTGAAATTGGTGGGGTTGTCATTCCACGTGGCAGCAATTTGCATCTGTTGATTGGTGCGGCCAACCGCGATCCAGAGGTCTTTGCAGATCCGCACATATTTGACATTGGGCGCAAACCAAACCGACATCTCGCCTTTGCTGGCGGGCCTCATGTTTGTGTGGGGCTGACCCTGGCGCGGCTGGAGGGGAAAATTGCGCTGGAGCGGTTTTTGGCGCGCTTCCCCAACTATGAGATCCTGCCGGGGCGGCGGGATGGCGGGCGCATTCGTTTTCGCGGCTACGCGGCTTTGCCAGCTAAGGTCGCGGTCTAG
- a CDS encoding TfoX/Sxy family protein translates to MSTAISTIRNLGPAYEESCKRAGIHSAEELHSLGADVAYGRLLASGSKPHFIAYYVLVMALQGRPWNDCKGAEKQALRKRFDAIKTRSFDKELSEFERILDQIGVIDRSARR, encoded by the coding sequence ATGTCCACAGCCATTTCCACCATTCGAAACCTCGGCCCGGCCTATGAGGAATCCTGCAAACGGGCAGGCATTCACAGCGCCGAAGAGCTGCACAGCCTAGGCGCTGATGTGGCCTATGGGCGCCTGCTGGCCAGCGGCAGCAAGCCACATTTTATCGCCTATTACGTCCTGGTCATGGCGCTGCAGGGGCGCCCCTGGAACGATTGCAAAGGGGCGGAAAAACAGGCCCTGCGCAAACGCTTTGATGCCATCAAGACCCGGAGCTTTGACAAGGAGCTTTCCGAATTTGAGAGGATCCTCGACCAGATTGGCGTTATTGACAGATCGGCGCGCCGCTAG
- the ndk gene encoding nucleoside-diphosphate kinase has product MALQRTFSIIKPDATRRNLTGAINAKFEEAGLRIVAQKRIHLTKAQAGKFYEVHAERPFYDELCEFMSSEPIVCQVLEGENAIAKNREIMGATNPADAAPGTIRAEFAESVGENSVHGSDAPETAAVEIAYFFSGLELVG; this is encoded by the coding sequence ATGGCTCTGCAACGCACTTTCTCGATCATCAAACCCGATGCCACTCGTCGCAACCTGACCGGTGCGATCAACGCCAAATTCGAAGAAGCTGGCCTGCGCATCGTCGCACAAAAGCGCATTCACCTGACCAAAGCCCAGGCTGGCAAGTTCTATGAAGTGCACGCTGAGCGTCCCTTCTACGATGAGCTGTGCGAATTCATGTCCTCCGAGCCAATCGTCTGCCAGGTTCTGGAAGGCGAAAACGCCATCGCGAAAAACCGCGAAATCATGGGCGCAACCAACCCAGCCGACGCCGCGCCCGGCACCATCCGCGCTGAGTTTGCTGAATCGGTTGGTGAAAACTCGGTTCACGGTTCCGACGCGCCTGAAACAGCAGCTGTTGAAATCGCTTACTTCTTCTCCGGTCTTGAGCTGGTCGGCTAA
- a CDS encoding Bcr/CflA family efflux MFS transporter translates to MRAAEKAPHLITLIFATALAVLSLNMFLPSLARIAEDFDSSYGVVNLALAGYLGISAVLQLLMGPLSDRFGRRPILLGSMLIFALASIGCVLAQSVWVFLGFRMIQGTVVAGQVLSRATIRDMHSATEAASKLGYVTMAMALAPMLGPLLGGGLDMLFGWRSSFVLYAILGFAVFALSWSNWGETNHQQSATFGAQMRSYPELLASRRFWGYSFCLAFSIGGFYAFITGAPLVAAAWFDLNPAQLGLGIGIITGGFMVGNFVTGRLANRVPLISLILAGRFAAVIGPMIGLALFLAGQGAIPVFFGAAILVGFGNGLTVANASAGLMSVRPHLAGSASGLSGAIVVALGAVMTTVTGVLVTAENAPFMVLSIILLSSLCALASAIYVRWLDIHDPLEEAT, encoded by the coding sequence ATGCGGGCCGCAGAGAAAGCTCCCCATCTCATAACATTGATTTTTGCCACCGCCCTGGCGGTTTTGTCACTGAACATGTTTCTGCCCTCTCTGGCGCGGATCGCTGAGGATTTTGACAGCAGCTACGGGGTGGTGAACCTGGCCCTGGCTGGCTATCTGGGCATCTCAGCCGTGTTGCAGCTGCTCATGGGGCCGCTGTCTGATCGCTTTGGGCGACGTCCCATTTTACTGGGCTCGATGCTGATTTTTGCGCTGGCATCAATCGGCTGCGTGTTGGCGCAATCGGTCTGGGTTTTCCTCGGCTTTCGCATGATCCAGGGCACGGTTGTTGCGGGCCAGGTTCTGTCACGGGCCACCATTCGCGATATGCATTCTGCAACCGAGGCCGCCAGCAAGCTGGGCTATGTCACCATGGCCATGGCGCTGGCGCCGATGTTGGGGCCGTTGCTTGGTGGGGGGCTGGATATGCTTTTTGGCTGGCGCTCCAGCTTTGTGCTCTATGCCATTCTGGGGTTTGCTGTGTTTGCTCTCAGCTGGAGCAACTGGGGCGAGACCAATCATCAACAATCTGCCACCTTTGGGGCACAGATGCGCAGCTACCCAGAGCTTTTGGCCTCGCGCCGCTTTTGGGGCTACAGCTTCTGTCTGGCTTTCTCCATTGGCGGTTTTTACGCTTTTATCACCGGCGCACCCCTGGTGGCAGCGGCCTGGTTTGATCTCAACCCGGCACAGTTGGGGCTGGGCATCGGCATTATCACGGGTGGCTTCATGGTTGGCAATTTTGTCACCGGCAGATTGGCCAACCGGGTGCCGCTGATCTCTTTGATCCTGGCGGGGCGTTTTGCCGCCGTTATCGGGCCAATGATCGGCTTGGCGCTGTTTCTGGCGGGGCAGGGGGCGATCCCGGTGTTTTTTGGTGCTGCCATTTTGGTGGGATTTGGCAACGGGCTGACAGTGGCCAATGCCAGTGCGGGGCTGATGTCGGTGCGGCCGCACCTTGCGGGCAGTGCATCTGGGCTGTCGGGGGCCATCGTGGTTGCCCTGGGCGCGGTGATGACCACTGTGACCGGCGTTTTGGTCACGGCAGAGAATGCGCCATTTATGGTGCTGTCGATCATCTTGCTATCGAGCCTCTGCGCTTTGGCTTCGGCGATCTATGTGCGCTGGCTCGATATTCATGATCCGCTGGAGGAGGCCACATAA
- a CDS encoding ABC-F family ATP-binding cassette domain-containing protein yields the protein MLRIRDITYSVEGRPLFEEASATIPNGHKVGLVGRNGTGKTTLFRLIRGELALETGSITLPSKAQIGGIAQEAPSSNVSLIDTVLAAATERAALMAEAETATDPTRIAEVQTRLADIDAWSAEARAASILKGLGFDEEAQQRPCSDFSGGWRMRVALAAVLFSEPDLLLLDEPTNYLDLEGALWLEAYLVKYPHTVIIISHDRELLNRSVGGILHLEDRKVTYYGGNYDQFARQRAANRANQAAQAKKQDARRAHLQSFVDRFKAKASKAKQAQSRVKMLEKMETIRAPEDAARTVFTFPTPEELSPPIIATEGVKVGYDGKVILSNLDLRIDQDDRIALLGKNGEGKSTLSKMLSARLAPMGGKMTQSSKLRIGFFAQHQVDELYIDETPLQHLMRERASEGQPRLRARLAGFGLGADQADTAVGRLSGGQKARLSLLLATLDAPHLLILDEPTNHLDIESREALVEALTAYTGAVILVSHDMHLLSLVADRLWLVSKGTVTPYEGDLASYRALLLEKDKPAPKDKPAKKEKAKPARPSRDAILALRKEARKSEERVTKLTQMKDKLDVKLADPELYEPEKKDEARVWQGKHAEVITALERAELLWMRALEKLEKAEAL from the coding sequence ATGCTACGTATTCGCGATATCACCTATTCGGTTGAAGGCCGCCCTCTGTTCGAAGAGGCCAGTGCCACCATTCCCAACGGCCACAAAGTGGGTCTTGTGGGGCGCAACGGCACCGGCAAAACAACCTTGTTTCGCCTTATTCGCGGCGAGCTGGCGCTTGAGACAGGGTCGATCACCCTGCCGTCCAAGGCCCAGATCGGCGGCATCGCGCAAGAGGCGCCCTCGTCCAATGTGTCGCTGATCGACACCGTGCTGGCTGCCGCCACCGAACGGGCCGCCTTGATGGCCGAGGCCGAGACCGCAACAGATCCGACCCGCATTGCCGAGGTGCAGACCCGGCTGGCCGATATCGACGCCTGGTCCGCCGAAGCGCGCGCCGCCTCGATCCTCAAAGGTCTGGGTTTCGACGAAGAGGCACAACAGCGGCCCTGCTCTGACTTTTCAGGTGGCTGGCGGATGCGGGTTGCCCTGGCGGCGGTGCTGTTTTCCGAACCCGACCTGTTGCTGCTGGACGAACCGACCAACTATCTTGATCTGGAAGGCGCGCTTTGGCTTGAGGCCTATCTGGTCAAATATCCGCACACCGTGATCATCATCAGCCACGACCGTGAACTGCTGAACCGGTCGGTGGGCGGCATCCTGCATCTGGAAGACCGCAAGGTGACCTATTATGGCGGCAACTACGATCAGTTTGCCCGCCAGCGCGCCGCCAATCGCGCCAACCAGGCCGCCCAGGCGAAGAAACAAGACGCCCGGCGCGCCCATCTGCAGAGCTTTGTCGATCGCTTCAAGGCCAAGGCCAGCAAGGCCAAACAGGCGCAGAGCCGGGTGAAAATGCTGGAAAAGATGGAAACCATCCGCGCGCCCGAAGATGCAGCACGCACAGTTTTCACCTTTCCCACGCCGGAAGAGCTGTCGCCGCCCATTATCGCAACCGAGGGCGTCAAGGTTGGCTATGACGGCAAGGTGATCCTGAGCAATCTGGATCTGCGTATCGATCAGGACGACCGCATTGCCCTGCTAGGCAAAAACGGCGAGGGCAAATCCACCCTGTCCAAAATGCTCTCGGCGCGGCTTGCGCCTATGGGCGGCAAGATGACCCAGTCGAGCAAGCTGCGGATCGGCTTTTTTGCCCAGCACCAGGTGGATGAGCTTTATATTGACGAAACCCCGCTGCAGCACCTGATGCGCGAGCGCGCCAGTGAGGGCCAGCCGCGGCTGCGGGCGCGTCTGGCCGGGTTTGGCCTGGGCGCCGATCAGGCGGATACCGCCGTGGGCCGCCTGTCGGGGGGGCAAAAGGCACGTCTGTCCTTGCTCTTGGCCACATTGGATGCCCCGCATCTGTTGATCCTCGATGAGCCGACCAACCACTTGGATATCGAAAGCCGCGAGGCCCTGGTTGAAGCGCTGACTGCCTATACCGGCGCGGTGATCCTGGTCAGCCACGATATGCACCTGCTCAGCCTGGTGGCAGACCGTCTCTGGCTGGTCTCCAAGGGCACGGTAACCCCCTATGAGGGCGATCTGGCCTCTTATCGGGCGTTGTTACTGGAAAAAGACAAGCCCGCGCCAAAGGACAAGCCTGCCAAGAAAGAAAAGGCCAAGCCAGCACGCCCCTCGCGGGATGCCATCCTGGCCCTGCGCAAGGAAGCGCGCAAATCCGAAGAGCGTGTCACCAAACTGACCCAGATGAAAGACAAGCTGGATGTCAAACTGGCGGATCCGGAGCTTTACGAACCTGAGAAAAAAGACGAGGCTCGGGTTTGGCAGGGCAAACATGCCGAGGTCATCACCGCATTGGAGCGGGCTGAGCTGTTGTGGATGCGCGCCTTGGAAAAATTGGAAAAAGCTGAGGCTCTATGA
- a CDS encoding MarC family protein has translation MIDTAFLITSFVTLFVIIDPIGLTPIFLALTQGATPHERRSIALRAALTAMFLLALFTAFGEAVLGFAGISMAAFRVAGGVLLFLTALDMLFERRTKRRENQGEEATPAQDPSIFPMSIPLIAGPGSIATVILLAGQKPGLEGFALVMSVVFAVLTVMLTMFLASGLFERALGKTGINVVTRLLGMLLAALSVQFVLDGLRDFGFAS, from the coding sequence ATGATCGACACTGCCTTTCTGATCACCTCTTTTGTGACCCTCTTTGTGATCATTGATCCCATTGGGCTCACCCCGATCTTTTTGGCACTGACCCAGGGGGCAACCCCGCACGAACGGCGCTCGATTGCGCTGCGCGCCGCACTTACCGCCATGTTTTTGCTGGCACTCTTTACCGCCTTTGGCGAGGCAGTTTTGGGCTTTGCCGGTATCTCCATGGCCGCATTCCGTGTGGCGGGCGGAGTGTTGCTGTTCCTCACCGCGTTGGACATGTTGTTTGAGCGGCGCACCAAGCGACGGGAAAATCAGGGTGAAGAGGCCACCCCGGCTCAGGACCCGTCGATTTTTCCAATGTCGATCCCGCTGATTGCCGGGCCTGGATCCATTGCAACGGTGATCCTGCTGGCTGGGCAAAAACCTGGGCTGGAGGGTTTTGCCCTGGTGATGTCTGTGGTCTTTGCGGTGCTGACTGTGATGTTGACCATGTTCCTCGCCTCAGGCCTGTTTGAACGCGCCCTTGGCAAGACCGGCATCAATGTGGTGACCCGGCTCTTGGGGATGCTGCTCGCCGCCCTGTCGGTGCAGTTTGTCCTGGACGGGCTGCGTGATTTTGGCTTTGCCAGCTAG
- a CDS encoding retropepsin-like aspartic protease family protein, translated as MEDIDYGRLLYLLLLLCAVGSWVFVQTRQNLSTTLQQLAIWGFIFLGVIAGYGLWEDIRQTVRPQQSVMSETGRVIVPRAPDGHYYLTLAVNGAKVEFLVDTGASEVVLSTQDARRAGLEPEKLAYLGRANTANGIVRTASVRIDELTLGEIRDRNLRVSVNQGEMDKSLLGMTYLQRWSSIEIRNGALVLTR; from the coding sequence ATGGAAGACATCGATTATGGCCGTCTGCTCTACCTGTTGTTGCTGCTCTGTGCGGTGGGGTCTTGGGTTTTTGTGCAAACGCGACAAAACCTGAGCACAACCCTGCAACAGCTGGCGATCTGGGGCTTTATCTTTCTGGGCGTCATCGCCGGCTACGGTCTGTGGGAGGACATTCGCCAAACCGTACGCCCACAACAATCGGTGATGAGCGAAACCGGGCGCGTCATTGTTCCCCGCGCGCCCGATGGCCATTACTACCTCACCCTTGCCGTCAATGGTGCTAAGGTCGAGTTTCTGGTGGATACCGGTGCCAGCGAAGTTGTCCTGAGCACGCAGGATGCGCGCCGCGCCGGGTTGGAACCGGAAAAGCTGGCCTATCTCGGACGGGCCAATACGGCAAACGGCATTGTGCGCACCGCATCTGTGCGGATTGATGAACTCACCCTTGGTGAGATCCGAGATCGCAATCTACGGGTATCCGTCAATCAGGGTGAGATGGACAAGTCATTGTTGGGTATGACCTATTTGCAGCGATGGTCCAGTATTGAAATTCGCAACGGCGCCCTGGTGCTGACCCGCTAG
- a CDS encoding PilZ domain-containing protein, with translation MFKVITQNLQVIWRRKAGNGCPECSVSAAQRLVGHVTLQGKRRCARFLLLVALFLGGAGATSAQEMNCRVFDDLTTLVHLSEDFLDNVETGADTGAANRLSNFLRKTPVVELRLLIVENGFEKISTPTAKLVALQKTILKMRSIGGQFKAAEAARKLRVRDKLEVYRKELVALPCGEVNGFWRTAGETVSEALVTSKTAGIGALMVLILGVVAFVLFDRMRQKKSDIQKRFVCRIDCKVKAGKEEEEDAEARIVDVSRIGAKVKTETVYKVGSEIEVVLPRKRINFPDHAVTYDSWSFVGKIVWSKGDYLGLEFTELMEQDRLKQLISVS, from the coding sequence ATGTTTAAAGTTATTACTCAAAACCTGCAGGTGATCTGGCGGCGGAAGGCGGGCAATGGGTGTCCCGAATGTTCTGTGAGCGCAGCTCAAAGGCTCGTTGGTCATGTGACGCTTCAAGGTAAGCGTCGGTGCGCGCGTTTCCTATTGCTGGTGGCGCTTTTCCTGGGCGGGGCTGGAGCCACCTCCGCGCAGGAAATGAATTGCCGTGTCTTTGACGATTTGACGACCTTGGTGCATCTGAGCGAAGATTTTCTGGATAACGTTGAAACTGGTGCGGATACCGGGGCTGCCAATAGGCTTTCCAACTTTCTGCGCAAAACACCAGTGGTCGAACTGCGGCTCCTGATCGTCGAAAACGGGTTTGAGAAAATTAGCACCCCAACTGCCAAACTTGTGGCGCTGCAAAAAACCATTTTGAAAATGCGTTCGATTGGGGGGCAGTTCAAAGCCGCGGAGGCGGCGCGGAAGCTGCGCGTCCGTGACAAACTGGAGGTCTACCGAAAAGAGTTGGTCGCTCTCCCCTGTGGGGAGGTGAACGGGTTTTGGCGAACAGCGGGAGAGACCGTTAGTGAGGCCCTGGTCACCAGTAAAACGGCCGGCATCGGCGCCCTCATGGTTTTGATCCTGGGTGTTGTTGCGTTTGTTCTCTTTGATCGGATGCGACAAAAAAAATCCGATATTCAAAAACGGTTTGTTTGTCGTATCGATTGCAAGGTGAAGGCCGGAAAAGAGGAGGAGGAGGACGCCGAGGCCCGAATTGTTGATGTCAGCCGAATTGGCGCCAAGGTGAAAACAGAGACCGTTTACAAGGTCGGGAGCGAGATCGAAGTCGTCTTACCCAGAAAGAGAATAAATTTCCCTGATCACGCAGTCACCTATGACAGCTGGTCGTTTGTGGGCAAGATCGTCTGGAGCAAGGGGGACTATCTGGGGCTTGAGTTCACGGAATTGATGGAGCAGGACCGATTGAAGCAATTGATTTCGGTGAGCTGA
- a CDS encoding DNA polymerase III subunit chi, which produces MGAAYFYHLTRHPLQETLPVLLQKARGAGWRIAVRGTMADRMSWLDDSLWQGSTDSFLAHGLAGGPHDALQPILLTNTAESANAPECLMTVDGAVVTPEEVQALERVCILFDGTDPDAVQQARGQWKSLTGAGCSAQYWSEESGRWEKKAEA; this is translated from the coding sequence ATGGGCGCTGCCTATTTTTATCACCTGACCCGCCATCCTTTGCAGGAGACCCTTCCGGTTTTGCTGCAAAAGGCGCGCGGTGCAGGCTGGCGCATCGCAGTGCGGGGCACGATGGCCGACCGGATGAGTTGGCTGGATGACAGCCTTTGGCAGGGCAGTACGGACAGTTTCCTGGCCCATGGTCTGGCGGGTGGGCCCCATGATGCGTTGCAGCCCATTTTGCTGACCAACACCGCCGAGAGCGCCAACGCGCCAGAGTGTCTGATGACAGTTGATGGCGCGGTTGTGACCCCTGAGGAGGTTCAGGCGCTGGAGCGCGTGTGTATTCTGTTCGACGGCACGGACCCGGATGCGGTTCAGCAGGCGCGGGGACAATGGAAAAGCCTGACAGGTGCGGGCTGTTCTGCCCAGTACTGGTCCGAGGAATCTGGGCGTTGGGAAAAGAAAGCAGAGGCCTGA
- a CDS encoding leucyl aminopeptidase, with protein sequence MRTMPAVRFTDYDPKALAGMTDHVVVLVTPDGVMDQAARSANRLTKGALARLIAAPEFATHKPGTVISLAWPAGMAAEALHVLVLPRRTTPIAARRAGAKLIVAAPQKTMTVMAGSIPKAAELAMGMALRSYEFDRHKAMKEAKPAAEITIAHRAYDEMAAAYAPLAAVAEGVHMTRDLVNEPANVLTTSEFARRIEDMSQIGLEVEILDEAQLQELGMGALLCVGQGSDSPSKVAIMNWKGGAEGEAPLALVGKGVVFDTGGISLKPAAGMEDMTMDMGGAGVVVGTMKALALRKARANVVGLVGLVENMPSGNATRPGDVVKSMKGDTVEVINTDAEGRLVLCDVLWYAQERFNPCGIIDLATLTGAVIIGLGHENAAVFSNDDSLCNGFLKAAKATDEGAWRLPLGQGYDDQLKSRIADMKNVGGRPAGSITAAQFLKRFIKDDMPWIHLDIAGVASVTSATSYAPKGATGWGVMALDRLVQNTFEAE encoded by the coding sequence ATGCGCACTATGCCCGCCGTCCGTTTTACCGATTACGACCCCAAGGCCCTCGCTGGGATGACCGATCATGTTGTTGTTCTGGTCACCCCCGATGGTGTGATGGATCAGGCTGCGCGCAGTGCCAACCGGTTGACCAAAGGCGCCCTGGCACGTCTGATCGCTGCTCCGGAGTTTGCAACCCACAAGCCAGGCACGGTGATTTCCCTGGCCTGGCCTGCTGGCATGGCCGCAGAAGCCCTGCATGTGCTGGTCTTGCCACGCCGCACCACCCCAATCGCGGCCCGTCGGGCCGGCGCCAAGCTGATCGTTGCGGCGCCACAGAAAACCATGACGGTGATGGCGGGCTCGATTCCAAAGGCTGCCGAGCTGGCGATGGGGATGGCGCTGCGCAGCTATGAGTTTGACCGGCACAAGGCCATGAAAGAGGCCAAACCTGCAGCCGAGATTACCATTGCGCACAGGGCCTATGACGAGATGGCAGCCGCCTATGCGCCATTGGCTGCCGTGGCCGAGGGCGTTCACATGACCCGCGATCTGGTCAATGAACCCGCCAATGTGCTGACCACCAGCGAATTTGCCCGCCGGATCGAAGACATGTCTCAGATTGGGCTTGAGGTGGAAATTCTCGACGAGGCGCAGCTGCAAGAGCTCGGCATGGGAGCGCTGCTGTGTGTCGGGCAGGGCTCTGACAGCCCTTCCAAGGTTGCGATTATGAACTGGAAAGGCGGGGCCGAGGGCGAAGCTCCGCTGGCCCTGGTTGGCAAGGGTGTGGTTTTTGATACCGGCGGTATCTCGCTAAAGCCCGCCGCTGGCATGGAAGACATGACCATGGATATGGGCGGCGCCGGGGTGGTTGTCGGCACCATGAAGGCGCTGGCCCTGCGCAAGGCCCGCGCCAATGTGGTGGGGCTGGTGGGTCTGGTGGAAAATATGCCCTCGGGCAATGCCACCCGTCCCGGCGATGTGGTGAAATCGATGAAGGGGGACACGGTTGAGGTGATCAATACCGATGCCGAGGGCCGTTTGGTGCTTTGTGATGTGCTGTGGTACGCGCAGGAGCGGTTCAATCCCTGTGGCATCATTGATCTGGCCACCTTGACCGGCGCGGTGATTATTGGCCTGGGCCATGAAAACGCGGCGGTTTTCTCCAATGACGACAGCCTGTGTAATGGTTTTCTCAAGGCGGCCAAGGCAACCGATGAAGGCGCCTGGCGCCTGCCGCTTGGCCAGGGGTATGACGATCAGCTGAAATCGCGGATTGCCGATATGAAAAACGTTGGTGGCCGCCCTGCCGGCTCGATCACCGCCGCGCAGTTCCTCAAACGCTTTATCAAGGACGATATGCCCTGGATTCACCTGGATATTGCCGGCGTTGCCTCGGTGACATCCGCCACATCCTATGCGCCCAAAGGCGCCACCGGTTGGGGCGTCATGGCCTTGGATCGCCTAGTGCAAAACACCTTTGAGGCGGAATAA